The following proteins are encoded in a genomic region of Reichenbachiella sp.:
- the rimO gene encoding 30S ribosomal protein S12 methylthiotransferase RimO, whose product MKTKGRKKEKVNVVTLGCAKNLVDSEVILTQLKGNNIDAVHESQKNDVTTVIVNTCGFIENAKQESIDTILKFVDAKQEGHIEKLYVTGCLSHRYKDDLAKEIPDVDEYFGTTDLKSILAKFKADYKHELIGERQITTDNHYAYLKIAEGCDRPCSFCAIPLMRGKHVSRPIEELVTEAKNLVKNGVKEILLIAQDSTYYGLDLYKKRNLAELLEKLSEVEGLDWIRLHYAFPTGFPEDILQVMAEKENICSYLDIPLQHGSSKVLKLMRRGTDREKTTKLLKKVREQIPGIAIRTTMIVGHPGETEEDFQELMDFVEESRFDRLGVFAYSHEEDTHAGTMNDDVPEEVKNERVDALMELQEGISLEINEGKVGNTYKTLIDRKDGDYFVGRTEFDSPEVDNEVLISAKDHYLRVGDFANIKITAAEPFDLYGEPVVE is encoded by the coding sequence TTGAAGACTAAAGGCAGAAAAAAGGAGAAAGTGAATGTGGTAACATTAGGGTGTGCTAAAAATCTGGTAGACTCTGAAGTAATCCTCACGCAGCTGAAGGGGAATAATATCGATGCCGTGCATGAGTCGCAAAAAAATGATGTGACTACCGTCATCGTGAATACCTGCGGATTTATCGAAAATGCCAAGCAAGAATCGATTGATACCATTCTCAAGTTTGTAGATGCCAAGCAAGAAGGCCATATAGAAAAACTGTATGTCACGGGATGTTTGTCTCATAGATACAAGGATGATTTGGCTAAAGAAATACCAGATGTAGATGAGTACTTTGGTACTACTGACTTAAAGTCGATTCTGGCCAAGTTCAAAGCTGACTACAAGCACGAATTGATTGGTGAACGCCAAATCACCACAGACAATCATTACGCTTATTTGAAAATAGCAGAAGGCTGTGACAGGCCTTGTTCGTTTTGTGCTATCCCATTGATGCGCGGCAAGCATGTTTCGCGTCCGATTGAAGAATTGGTGACAGAGGCAAAGAACCTGGTGAAAAATGGAGTCAAAGAGATTTTACTGATTGCGCAGGATTCTACCTACTATGGGTTGGATTTATATAAGAAAAGGAATCTGGCAGAACTTCTTGAAAAACTGTCTGAAGTGGAAGGTTTGGACTGGATCAGGTTGCATTACGCTTTTCCGACAGGATTCCCTGAGGATATACTACAAGTGATGGCTGAGAAAGAGAATATCTGTAGCTATTTGGATATTCCATTGCAGCATGGTTCGTCAAAAGTATTGAAGTTAATGAGAAGGGGAACTGACAGAGAAAAGACAACCAAACTGCTTAAGAAGGTCCGAGAACAAATTCCAGGCATTGCCATTCGAACTACTATGATCGTGGGGCATCCAGGAGAAACAGAAGAAGACTTCCAAGAACTTATGGATTTTGTGGAAGAGAGTCGATTCGATCGTTTGGGAGTGTTTGCCTATTCGCACGAAGAAGATACGCATGCAGGCACCATGAATGATGATGTGCCAGAAGAGGTGAAAAACGAGCGAGTGGATGCTTTGATGGAATTGCAGGAGGGCATCTCTTTAGAGATCAACGAAGGAAAAGTTGGCAACACATACAAAACTTTGATTGACCGAAAAGACGGCGATTACTTCGTAGGTCGGACAGAGTTCGATTCACCCGAGGTGGACAATGAAGTATTGATCAGTGCCAAGGATCATTACCTTAGAGTGGGTGACTTTGCCAATATCAAAATTACTGCAGCAGAACCGTTCGACCTATATGGCGAGCCGGTTGTTGAATAA
- a CDS encoding TolC family protein, producing the protein MKIAIVKRMVLLMVVVATGLESIGQNQDSTTVNKPAEKKILTLDDCIAIAMKNNIQLKQTRNNAHIAKANNFQSIMNFLPNVNGFGNFSLNNGTSFNSNIGQFATGSNESSFLSVSANMVLFNGMNNFYNKKATSLALESNVNLIKAQEQTVQASVLGSYLAVVLDKENIKISEARIDLLSQQLEREKKRHSVGVGNLEQVYNFQSQLANENLRLVNLQNQLLTDQLTLLQILQIEVSRDYEVAPYPFDEEVESVLEKEKYAEVLEESRAYSPSLKSAMANANAAHYNFKRTQTSMVPTVSLIGDYSTQYSSLLRDNADQVIPIGEQYENLTNKGLELRLTVPIFNNYRNKTNTQVSKLNKENAELQLDQAELDVTNTVQRVYLDLINAQETYKAAEDNMVALNQSFEFVKTRYEHGNTDFYTYLESLNNKNRAEIELVNAKYSIIFRKKILDVYRGLL; encoded by the coding sequence ATGAAGATAGCAATAGTGAAAAGGATGGTTCTATTGATGGTAGTGGTGGCGACTGGTTTGGAGTCTATTGGACAAAATCAGGATTCTACTACGGTTAATAAACCAGCAGAGAAAAAGATATTGACATTGGACGATTGTATTGCCATAGCGATGAAAAATAATATTCAGCTTAAGCAAACGAGAAACAATGCACATATAGCCAAGGCAAATAATTTTCAGTCCATTATGAATTTTTTACCGAATGTTAATGGTTTTGGTAATTTCAGCTTAAATAATGGAACAAGCTTTAATAGTAATATTGGTCAATTTGCTACGGGCTCTAATGAAAGTAGTTTCCTAAGTGTTTCAGCCAACATGGTTCTCTTTAATGGAATGAATAATTTTTATAACAAGAAAGCCACTTCTCTAGCTTTGGAATCAAATGTAAACTTGATTAAGGCACAAGAGCAAACGGTACAAGCTTCGGTTTTGGGCTCTTACCTCGCTGTGGTTTTGGATAAAGAGAATATCAAAATATCAGAGGCGCGAATTGATTTGCTTTCACAGCAATTGGAAAGGGAAAAGAAAAGACATTCTGTCGGTGTAGGGAACCTCGAGCAAGTTTATAATTTTCAATCGCAGTTGGCCAATGAAAATTTAAGGTTGGTGAATTTGCAAAATCAATTATTAACAGATCAATTGACTTTGTTGCAGATATTGCAAATCGAAGTTTCAAGGGATTATGAAGTCGCTCCATATCCATTTGATGAAGAAGTAGAAAGTGTCCTGGAGAAAGAAAAGTATGCGGAAGTTTTAGAAGAGAGTCGTGCTTATTCTCCATCATTAAAAAGTGCGATGGCTAATGCGAATGCTGCACATTATAACTTCAAAAGAACGCAAACTTCAATGGTTCCAACTGTCAGTTTGATTGGTGACTATTCAACGCAGTATTCTTCACTTCTAAGAGATAATGCAGACCAGGTTATTCCAATAGGTGAGCAGTATGAAAACCTGACAAATAAGGGACTTGAATTGAGACTAACTGTTCCAATTTTCAATAATTATAGAAACAAAACAAATACGCAGGTATCAAAACTGAATAAAGAGAACGCTGAGTTACAGCTGGACCAAGCGGAATTGGATGTGACCAATACTGTCCAAAGAGTTTATTTAGATTTGATCAACGCCCAAGAAACTTATAAAGCCGCTGAAGACAACATGGTGGCTTTGAATCAGTCATTTGAATTTGTGAAGACTAGGTATGAACATGGAAACACTGATTTCTATACTTATCTCGAAAGCTTAAATAATAAAAATAGGGCAGAAATAGAACTCGTGAATGCCAAATACAGCATCATATTCAGAAAGAAAATCCTCGATGTTTATAGAGGTTTATTATAA
- a CDS encoding ABC transporter ATP-binding protein — protein sequence MENANTLLRTDGLKKFYYTDEIETTALAGVNLNVNEGEFVAIMGPSGCGKSTLLNIVGLLDNPSEGEFYFRDEEISDYSERQRADLRKANIGFVFQSFNLIDELTVFENIELPLIYLKYSASERKKRVEEVMEHMKIMHRRNHFPQQLSGGQQQRVAISRAVVAKPKLILADEPTGNLDSANGQEVMTLLSDLNEQGTTVVMVTHSPVDAEYADRVIHLFDGQIVSENVNAKDKALV from the coding sequence ATGGAAAACGCGAATACGCTACTCAGAACCGACGGATTAAAGAAATTCTATTACACTGACGAAATTGAAACAACTGCATTGGCAGGAGTGAACCTCAATGTAAATGAAGGAGAATTTGTTGCCATCATGGGCCCATCAGGTTGTGGTAAATCTACCTTACTCAATATTGTCGGCTTGCTCGACAATCCTTCTGAAGGAGAATTTTATTTCAGAGACGAAGAGATTTCTGACTACAGCGAAAGACAAAGAGCTGATCTAAGAAAGGCGAATATCGGATTTGTATTCCAGAGCTTTAACTTGATTGATGAATTGACAGTATTCGAAAACATCGAATTGCCATTGATCTACTTGAAATACTCTGCTTCTGAGCGTAAGAAAAGAGTAGAAGAAGTGATGGAGCATATGAAAATCATGCACAGAAGAAATCATTTCCCACAGCAGTTATCTGGTGGTCAGCAGCAAAGAGTGGCAATCTCAAGAGCCGTAGTAGCCAAGCCAAAATTGATCCTTGCCGATGAGCCTACAGGTAACTTGGATTCGGCAAACGGCCAAGAAGTAATGACACTTCTGAGCGACCTAAACGAACAAGGTACTACTGTAGTGATGGTAACTCACTCACCGGTAGATGCTGAATATGCGGATAGAGTAATTCACTTGTTTGATGGACAGATCGTATCAGAGAATGTGAATGCTAAGGACAAGGCATTAGTTTAA
- a CDS encoding efflux RND transporter periplasmic adaptor subunit yields the protein MDKKIKKKKWTVGKISSISFGALFVSFVLYNFIFADKGSKLNVSAEKINVSDVVKGQFREFIPVDGNVMPIKTIRLDAIEGGNVERKYLEGGEMVTKGDTILKLANNNLVQNFVREETQTYRLVNELANTKLNLQRNKFELKRRLTALDYDIDAAKDAYERGAKLRDEKVISEQEFLNLKRAYDRLVTNRKIEIESQAFDQKATEAQIRQTTQTLERTRRNLEMIKGNLDNLYIKAPISGSLSSVNVEIGESIMPGQNIGQIDDLDAFKVRATIDEHYIARIYEGLQGTFDFAGQTHQLKIYKIYPEVINGLFSVDLKFENALPEDIRRGQTLQIKLQLSENIEAVQIPRGSFYQTTGGNWIFVVDESGSFATRRNIRLGRQNPRFYEVIEGLQPGEKVVVSSYDGYEDKDRLVFK from the coding sequence ATGGATAAGAAGATTAAAAAGAAAAAATGGACAGTAGGGAAGATATCATCCATTTCCTTCGGAGCACTATTTGTCTCTTTTGTATTATACAACTTCATCTTTGCGGATAAAGGATCTAAACTCAATGTATCAGCGGAGAAAATCAATGTTTCGGATGTGGTAAAGGGTCAATTCAGAGAATTTATACCTGTAGATGGGAATGTGATGCCTATCAAAACCATTAGACTGGATGCTATTGAAGGTGGAAATGTGGAGAGAAAATATCTCGAAGGTGGAGAAATGGTAACTAAAGGAGATACAATTCTTAAGTTAGCTAATAACAATCTGGTTCAGAATTTTGTGAGAGAAGAAACTCAGACCTATAGACTAGTAAATGAGTTGGCCAATACGAAATTGAATCTTCAGCGAAACAAATTTGAGCTCAAAAGAAGATTAACTGCACTCGATTATGATATTGATGCTGCTAAAGATGCTTATGAAAGAGGAGCTAAACTTCGTGATGAAAAAGTGATTTCAGAGCAAGAGTTCTTAAACCTCAAAAGAGCGTACGACCGATTAGTAACGAATAGAAAGATTGAAATTGAGTCACAGGCATTTGATCAAAAAGCTACTGAAGCTCAAATTAGACAGACCACTCAAACTTTAGAGCGGACTAGAAGAAACTTGGAGATGATCAAAGGCAATTTGGATAATCTATATATCAAGGCACCAATCTCTGGGAGTTTATCTTCTGTAAACGTGGAGATCGGAGAATCTATCATGCCAGGTCAAAATATTGGTCAGATTGATGACTTGGATGCTTTTAAAGTAAGAGCCACAATTGACGAACATTACATCGCCAGAATATACGAAGGGTTACAAGGAACTTTCGACTTCGCTGGACAAACCCATCAACTCAAAATTTATAAAATATACCCTGAGGTCATTAACGGTTTGTTTTCTGTGGATTTGAAATTTGAAAACGCATTGCCTGAGGATATTAGAAGAGGACAAACGCTTCAAATTAAACTCCAGCTGAGTGAGAACATCGAGGCGGTACAAATCCCAAGAGGAAGCTTCTATCAAACTACTGGAGGTAACTGGATTTTCGTAGTGGACGAGTCAGGTTCGTTTGCAACCAGAAGAAACATCAGATTGGGTCGTCAAAACCCGAGATTCTACGAAGTGATAGAAGGTTTGCAACCTGGAGAAAAAGTGGTTGTCTCTTCTTACGACGGATATGAAGATAAAGACCGACTGGTATTTAAATAA